From Pelagicoccus sp. SDUM812003, a single genomic window includes:
- the idi gene encoding isopentenyl-diphosphate Delta-isomerase: MTILRTEQELEEVVLLDESGCEIGTLPKNEAHHKATPLHLAFSLFLFDDAGRFLIQQRAWSKLTWPGVWSNSCCGHPAPGEAMEDAVRRRARYELGVSIEQLRCALPDFRYRACSNGIWENEYCPVWIGQVLGYPGELCSDEVAAVSWESWNDFAAASARPQGTRFAEFSPWSLMEARQLRTAPILVQALARWTR; this comes from the coding sequence ATGACTATCTTGCGAACGGAACAGGAATTGGAGGAGGTCGTGCTGCTGGACGAGTCTGGCTGCGAGATCGGGACTCTCCCTAAAAACGAGGCACATCATAAGGCCACGCCGCTGCATCTAGCGTTTTCTCTTTTTCTCTTCGACGATGCCGGTCGCTTCCTGATCCAGCAGCGAGCATGGAGCAAGCTGACCTGGCCGGGCGTCTGGTCGAACTCCTGCTGCGGGCATCCTGCCCCCGGCGAGGCGATGGAGGATGCGGTTCGTCGCCGCGCTCGCTACGAGCTCGGAGTATCCATAGAACAGTTACGATGCGCGTTGCCTGACTTTCGGTACCGGGCGTGTTCCAACGGGATCTGGGAAAACGAATACTGTCCGGTCTGGATTGGGCAGGTGCTAGGGTATCCGGGCGAGCTTTGCTCGGACGAAGTAGCTGCGGTCTCTTGGGAGTCGTGGAACGACTTCGCCGCCGCAAGCGCTCGCCCGCAGGGAACTCGCTTCGCCGAGTTTTCGCCTTGGTCCTTGATGGAAGCTCGCCAGCTAAGAACCGCTCCGATCCTTGTCCAAGCTCTCGCTCGCTGGACCCGTTAA
- a CDS encoding ABC transporter permease → MNFRRLVLINVSRHWVRSLIGCAGIAFGVAAMLTVLSVVLGAIGMFERILSNDSHYLVFERNVSDLFFSSVPEEAVEVVRRFDLVESANPMLFGIVSSDESPVITCFGVSAQDPRMRDSIWLEGEKKGFGEGDRLIYLGSRAAAFLEARIGDEVPIGKELLTVGGVLKMENGFEDGGVFMPLPLAQEFFHREGYCSVVSVKLKDRDQGEAFEAAVSARYDDLIALENEEFSQSYSQFKILSATAWAVGVCAFLLGGMGVANTMLMSVFSRIREIAILRVAGFSKSQVGLMIIGESLLLAIGGSTAGFGIGYLALLVMKNIPQLNGYVSPLVEAPIVAGVVAVAFLTSVAGSLYPAWHATRIQPAEALRYE, encoded by the coding sequence ATGAATTTCAGAAGGCTCGTCCTAATAAACGTATCCAGACACTGGGTGCGCTCGCTCATTGGGTGCGCGGGCATCGCTTTCGGAGTGGCGGCGATGCTCACCGTCTTGTCAGTGGTGCTGGGAGCCATTGGCATGTTCGAACGCATCCTCTCAAACGATAGTCACTACCTTGTTTTCGAGCGAAACGTTTCCGACCTGTTTTTCAGCAGTGTTCCGGAGGAGGCGGTCGAGGTAGTGAGACGTTTCGATTTGGTGGAATCTGCCAATCCGATGCTGTTCGGAATCGTCTCATCGGACGAAAGTCCGGTGATCACCTGTTTCGGCGTGAGCGCCCAGGACCCGAGAATGAGAGATTCGATCTGGCTGGAAGGAGAAAAGAAAGGCTTTGGCGAAGGCGACCGTTTGATCTACCTCGGTTCGCGAGCGGCGGCCTTTCTAGAAGCTAGGATCGGCGACGAAGTTCCTATCGGCAAGGAGTTGCTGACGGTGGGAGGCGTGCTGAAGATGGAAAACGGCTTCGAGGACGGAGGCGTCTTCATGCCGCTTCCGCTGGCGCAGGAGTTCTTTCATCGCGAAGGGTATTGTTCCGTGGTCTCGGTGAAGCTGAAGGACCGCGATCAAGGGGAGGCCTTCGAGGCGGCGGTAAGCGCGCGCTACGACGATCTGATCGCTTTGGAAAACGAGGAATTCAGCCAGAGCTACAGCCAGTTCAAAATTCTCTCCGCGACCGCATGGGCGGTAGGAGTGTGCGCGTTTTTACTTGGAGGTATGGGAGTTGCGAATACAATGCTCATGTCGGTGTTTAGCCGCATTCGCGAGATTGCTATCTTGCGGGTGGCTGGATTCTCCAAGTCACAGGTAGGGTTGATGATTATCGGCGAATCGCTCCTACTAGCGATCGGCGGGTCGACGGCGGGGTTCGGAATTGGCTATCTCGCTCTGCTGGTGATGAAGAACATCCCGCAGTTGAACGGCTATGTCAGTCCGCTCGTGGAAGCGCCGATCGTCGCTGGCGTGGTGGCGGTCGCCTTTCTCACTAGCGTGGCCGGTTCGCTCTATCCAGCCTGGCACGCGACGCGTATCCAACCGGCTGAGGCGCTTCGATATGAATAA
- a CDS encoding YceI family protein, translated as MIKPLVSFAVFSLLAVWASAGSVAVDPERSSVEVQVKATGHSFPVVLTGYQADIELSPEAEVSSAKFSFSPTNLVSDNRKRDKKMLGWLEVEAYPRIEFAMTGVEQDGNEGRLLGELTMHGVTRPVEVPFKIERQGEQVTISGTSTVNHEPFDLEVITMLFFKVNPELNLTFTLVGSIVE; from the coding sequence ATGATCAAGCCATTGGTTTCTTTCGCCGTCTTTTCTCTTTTGGCCGTGTGGGCCAGCGCCGGGTCCGTCGCGGTCGATCCGGAACGCTCCTCGGTGGAGGTGCAAGTTAAGGCGACGGGCCATTCCTTTCCGGTCGTTCTTACCGGCTATCAAGCGGATATCGAGTTGAGTCCGGAAGCGGAGGTATCGTCAGCCAAGTTCTCGTTTTCACCTACAAATCTCGTTTCCGATAACCGCAAGCGTGACAAGAAGATGCTCGGCTGGTTGGAAGTAGAAGCTTATCCGCGTATCGAGTTCGCCATGACAGGCGTTGAGCAGGATGGAAACGAAGGCCGCTTGCTGGGCGAATTGACTATGCACGGCGTGACGCGACCTGTGGAGGTGCCCTTCAAGATTGAACGGCAGGGCGAGCAGGTGACGATCTCCGGAACGTCGACAGTCAACCACGAGCCGTTCGACCTCGAGGTGATCACTATGCTGTTTTTCAAAGTGAATCCGGAACTCAATCTGACCTTCACCTTAGTAGGGTCGATCGTGGAGTAG
- a CDS encoding DUF3127 domain-containing protein: protein MYEMVGAVKVIEDTQTFSSGFSKREFVITTEDRYPQDVKFEATKEKIEMVDRLKEGDRVKVSFNIRGNEYKGRYYVNLQAWKIENAGGEVDPALNQVTSEAEGGGNLDDLEESPF from the coding sequence ATGTACGAAATGGTCGGAGCAGTTAAGGTTATCGAAGATACGCAGACGTTCTCTAGCGGCTTTTCTAAGCGGGAGTTCGTGATCACCACGGAGGACCGCTATCCTCAGGATGTGAAATTCGAGGCGACCAAGGAGAAGATAGAAATGGTGGACCGCCTGAAGGAAGGCGACCGGGTGAAGGTTTCCTTCAACATCCGCGGAAACGAGTACAAGGGGCGCTACTACGTGAACTTGCAGGCTTGGAAGATCGAGAACGCGGGCGGCGAAGTGGACCCGGCCTTGAATCAAGTGACCTCGGAAGCGGAGGGCGGCGGCAATTTGGACGACCTGGAAGAGTCGCCCTTCTAA
- a CDS encoding cbb3-type cytochrome c oxidase subunit II — translation MKLVVTFAALALMSVFAARKTSAPVGSLELGKRVYVAEGCIHCHSQYSRPIDLDADLYGPAAVLPLQEGQSVLIGNRRQGPDLSSVGLRRSREWNRLHLIKPAAVTPGSRMPSYGYLFEGEETKGEALLDYLQSLKGANEQAWLRHRENWTPANTTGSGSLERGRRLFAEYCAQCHGSQGDGTGDISSNFRPSPADLRGDGYRFAPKSLQPELRRLRLQRIVKYGILGTSMPGHEYLTDQQVVDLVELLTDWSETDPRSR, via the coding sequence ATGAAGCTTGTGGTGACATTTGCCGCATTGGCGCTGATGTCGGTTTTCGCGGCCCGCAAAACCAGCGCTCCCGTAGGGAGTCTGGAATTGGGCAAGCGCGTTTACGTCGCCGAAGGCTGTATCCACTGTCACTCCCAGTACTCGCGGCCAATCGATTTGGATGCTGATCTGTATGGTCCCGCAGCGGTCTTGCCGCTGCAGGAAGGACAATCGGTATTGATCGGAAATCGTCGGCAGGGACCGGATTTGAGCAGCGTCGGTTTACGGCGTTCCCGCGAATGGAATCGCTTGCACTTGATTAAACCAGCGGCGGTGACTCCTGGAAGCCGCATGCCCAGCTATGGCTATCTTTTCGAGGGGGAGGAAACGAAGGGGGAAGCGCTGTTGGACTACCTGCAGTCGCTAAAAGGGGCGAATGAACAAGCTTGGCTGCGGCATCGAGAGAATTGGACGCCCGCCAACACCACCGGATCGGGAAGTCTCGAACGCGGAAGGCGATTGTTCGCTGAATACTGCGCCCAGTGTCACGGTTCCCAAGGCGATGGGACTGGCGATATCAGTTCCAACTTTCGTCCCTCTCCGGCCGACTTGCGAGGCGATGGCTATCGGTTCGCGCCGAAGAGTCTGCAGCCCGAGCTGCGCAGGCTACGACTCCAGCGTATCGTGAAGTATGGAATTTTGGGTACGTCGATGCCGGGTCATGAGTATTTGACTGACCAGCAGGTTGTGGATTTGGTAGAGCTCTTAACGGATTGGTCCGAGACCGATCCCCGCAGCAGATGA
- a CDS encoding ABC transporter ATP-binding protein: MNKAPIVAVRTVSKSFDDGTIQVLSNVTLDIYPGEIVALWGASGSGKTTLLHLMGGLDAADCGTIELDGLNPASEEDRLRLRREKVGFVFQLHNLIPDLSMQENCMITAVATKGDGKAYSRRFKQLSELLGIDHRKDRRIQELSGGERQRVAICRALMHSPRVILADEPTGSLDEQTGEAVFDILKETARQEGVTVVMATHERRFAEACDRIVQVRGGVAKAL, translated from the coding sequence ATGAACAAGGCGCCAATCGTGGCTGTGCGCACTGTATCCAAAAGTTTCGACGATGGCACGATTCAGGTACTCTCCAACGTTACCTTGGATATTTATCCCGGCGAGATCGTGGCGCTTTGGGGGGCTTCGGGGTCGGGAAAAACGACATTGCTGCACCTGATGGGCGGTTTGGATGCGGCGGATTGCGGAACGATCGAGCTCGATGGACTCAATCCAGCGAGCGAGGAGGATCGCCTTCGCCTGAGGCGCGAGAAGGTTGGATTCGTTTTTCAACTACATAATCTGATCCCGGATCTTTCCATGCAGGAAAACTGCATGATCACTGCGGTGGCGACGAAGGGAGACGGCAAGGCGTACAGTCGACGTTTCAAGCAATTGAGCGAGCTGCTTGGCATTGATCACCGAAAGGATCGACGGATTCAGGAGCTATCCGGTGGCGAGCGCCAGCGGGTGGCGATTTGTCGCGCTCTGATGCATTCTCCCCGCGTGATTCTGGCCGACGAGCCAACGGGTTCGCTGGACGAGCAAACGGGGGAAGCGGTCTTCGATATCCTGAAGGAAACTGCTCGGCAGGAAGGCGTCACAGTGGTGATGGCGACGCACGAGCGGCGTTTTGCGGAGGCTTGTGATCGAATCGTGCAAGTACGGGGAGGCGTCGCCAAAGCGCTGTGA
- a CDS encoding ATP-binding protein, translated as MNSISFRLTIWYALAATITAALFLWVGRFALESSYIAGIDDLNDKELEEIAPRIEANSGSDEEVVASVLEHTEIDASLFFFQIGRNDRSAFFTSSNMARHTFPEAVHGQPRVTIEDEHLGRLRVAEYKVSGYDLHIASSLQGWDTLNAGLVRLASVILVGVFVGSLAIGYLLSRLALNPIANIQKTASRIGAENLSERIAVPNTKDEIARLTVFLNEMFERLEAAVLQAQQFAADASHELKTPLSLVRLRTEELLSRTGDGWPEARSELEGQLEDIERLTRVIDDLLLVSKAEAGVLKMNALERASKEFLEDFAEDARALCEDEGVRFELSLRATPLVSFDDVWMRHTLFNLLSNALKVTPRGGEIALVSDVNSHAWTLELRDSGPGLPASKLIRIFDRFYSEGFDEERNRGTGLGLALCRSIVDLHKGRISARNRSEASGLILRIEIPLKGA; from the coding sequence ATGAACTCGATTTCGTTTCGGCTCACGATTTGGTACGCTCTTGCGGCAACGATCACCGCGGCGTTGTTCCTCTGGGTGGGACGGTTCGCGTTGGAATCCAGCTACATCGCGGGAATCGACGATCTGAACGACAAAGAGCTGGAGGAAATCGCTCCGCGTATCGAAGCGAATTCCGGTTCGGACGAGGAAGTGGTGGCATCGGTATTGGAGCATACTGAGATCGATGCGTCTTTGTTTTTCTTTCAGATCGGAAGAAACGATCGCTCGGCGTTCTTCACCAGCAGCAACATGGCTCGTCACACGTTTCCCGAAGCGGTCCATGGTCAGCCGCGAGTCACCATCGAGGACGAGCACTTAGGGAGGCTTAGGGTCGCTGAGTATAAGGTGAGTGGATACGATCTGCACATCGCGTCTTCTTTGCAAGGTTGGGACACGCTCAATGCCGGTCTGGTAAGATTGGCCTCGGTGATCCTGGTGGGCGTCTTCGTCGGTAGCTTGGCGATAGGGTATCTGCTCAGTCGCCTGGCTCTCAACCCGATCGCCAATATTCAAAAGACGGCCAGTCGAATCGGCGCGGAGAATCTGAGCGAGCGTATCGCGGTACCGAATACGAAAGATGAGATCGCCCGTTTGACGGTGTTTCTCAACGAGATGTTCGAGCGCTTGGAAGCCGCGGTATTGCAGGCGCAGCAGTTCGCTGCCGACGCGTCGCATGAGTTGAAGACGCCTCTCTCGCTGGTTCGCTTGCGAACGGAGGAGCTCTTGAGCCGAACGGGCGACGGCTGGCCGGAGGCCCGGAGCGAGCTGGAAGGGCAGCTGGAGGACATTGAGCGGCTCACGCGTGTGATCGACGACCTGCTGCTTGTTTCCAAAGCGGAAGCGGGGGTGTTGAAAATGAATGCGCTCGAACGAGCGAGCAAAGAGTTTCTGGAGGACTTCGCGGAGGACGCTCGGGCGCTCTGCGAAGATGAAGGTGTGCGCTTCGAGCTTAGTTTGCGGGCGACCCCGCTGGTTAGTTTCGACGATGTCTGGATGAGGCACACGCTTTTCAACTTGTTGTCCAACGCTTTGAAGGTGACGCCCCGAGGGGGCGAGATCGCCCTTGTTTCCGACGTGAACTCGCACGCTTGGACGCTCGAATTGCGAGATAGCGGGCCGGGATTGCCCGCGAGCAAGCTCATCCGTATATTCGATCGCTTCTACAGCGAGGGATTTGATGAAGAGCGTAATCGGGGGACGGGGTTGGGCTTGGCTTTGTGTCGCTCGATCGTGGATTTGCACAAGGGCCGCATCTCGGCGCGAAATCGCAGCGAGGCAAGCGGCTTGATCCTGCGGATCGAGATTCCGCTGAAGGGAGCGTGA
- a CDS encoding MFS transporter yields the protein MWESFKQRPNISSDETESGLKQLMVDGVCGQLMILLTGGAFLVALAIQLGASNLVIGFLAAVGPLSQIMQIPGIFIVERLKNRKIVTVVFAAIGRLFLIAAALCAWLLPETLALKAFLLFFCVYFALSGISGCGFNSWIRDFIPENRFGSFMGKRMALATGFVAAATILAAFGMDAARERIDDPVLPYAALFSVSALIGLFGVRALNKIPEPVPQPAEKVSLFAMLIKPLRDRNFRRLLAFTASWNFTIVMAGAFFAVYMLNRIGIGLSTVILLSVLSQITNVLFFRIWGNTADKFSNKSVLQVASPLFLLMILLYPLTTMPERYSLSVPILVLIHLIGGIATAGFTLCVANIALKLAPRKEATAYLATNAFFSGIAATIGPIVGGLVGHYFDQKELSIRLFWQSDLAQGLEPLEIPALILRGLDFVFIAAILAGFYSLHRLSLVEEVGSVEEKQVREEVISSMRQTFVTLSNVAGLRRMTYFPYDMLRKTAAKAKKTARKLNRPYSSISPR from the coding sequence ATGTGGGAATCTTTCAAACAACGCCCAAACATCAGCTCGGACGAAACCGAAAGCGGACTCAAGCAGCTCATGGTGGATGGGGTCTGCGGCCAGCTCATGATCCTGCTCACCGGAGGAGCCTTTCTGGTCGCCCTCGCCATCCAGCTGGGCGCCTCGAATCTGGTCATCGGCTTCCTGGCAGCGGTCGGCCCCCTGAGCCAGATCATGCAGATTCCTGGCATCTTCATCGTCGAGCGCCTCAAAAACCGCAAGATCGTGACCGTGGTCTTCGCGGCGATCGGGCGCCTGTTTCTCATCGCCGCCGCCCTCTGCGCCTGGCTGCTTCCGGAAACGCTCGCCCTCAAGGCCTTCCTGCTTTTCTTCTGCGTCTACTTCGCCCTATCGGGCATCAGCGGGTGCGGATTCAATTCCTGGATACGCGACTTCATCCCCGAGAATCGCTTCGGCTCATTCATGGGCAAACGCATGGCTCTGGCCACCGGCTTCGTCGCCGCCGCCACCATTCTAGCCGCTTTCGGCATGGACGCGGCCCGTGAGCGCATCGACGACCCGGTCCTGCCATACGCCGCTTTGTTTTCCGTTTCCGCCCTCATCGGGCTCTTCGGCGTGCGGGCTCTAAACAAAATTCCCGAGCCCGTGCCCCAGCCGGCCGAAAAGGTCTCGCTGTTCGCCATGCTGATCAAACCCCTGCGAGACCGCAACTTTCGCCGCTTGCTGGCCTTCACCGCATCGTGGAACTTCACCATCGTCATGGCGGGCGCCTTCTTCGCGGTCTATATGCTCAACCGCATCGGGATCGGCCTCTCGACGGTGATCCTGCTCTCGGTGCTCAGCCAGATCACCAACGTTCTCTTCTTCCGCATCTGGGGAAACACCGCCGACAAGTTCAGCAACAAATCCGTTCTGCAGGTGGCCAGCCCGCTCTTTCTGCTGATGATCCTGCTCTATCCGCTGACCACCATGCCGGAGCGCTACTCCCTGAGCGTGCCGATTCTGGTGCTCATCCATTTGATCGGCGGCATCGCCACCGCGGGCTTCACCCTTTGCGTCGCCAACATCGCTCTCAAGCTGGCTCCGAGAAAGGAGGCGACCGCTTACCTTGCCACCAACGCCTTCTTCAGCGGCATCGCCGCCACCATCGGCCCCATCGTGGGCGGACTCGTCGGTCACTACTTCGACCAAAAGGAGCTCAGCATTCGCCTCTTTTGGCAAAGCGATTTGGCACAGGGTCTGGAACCTCTGGAGATTCCAGCTCTCATCCTGCGAGGCCTGGATTTCGTCTTCATCGCCGCCATCCTGGCCGGCTTCTACTCCTTGCATCGCCTGTCGCTGGTGGAGGAAGTCGGCAGCGTTGAGGAGAAACAGGTGCGCGAGGAGGTCATCTCGTCCATGCGACAAACCTTCGTCACGCTCTCCAACGTGGCTGGTCTGCGGCGCATGACTTACTTCCCCTACGACATGCTGCGCAAAACCGCTGCCAAGGCCAAAAAGACCGCCCGCAAACTCAACCGACCGTACTCATCGATCAGCCCGCGTTGA
- a CDS encoding MBL fold metallo-hydrolase: MEAGDRWKIHSGLKLAEETGNAYPERCDVEGSSELPQIVWLGHGCFFIRWGTARLVIDPVFSKWIGTTRRLVPSPDCMQLKPVDLVLLSHGHMDHLNSASVAALEPKGIVLPRKTERFLARALRPLTTGLSLGERFQCEDIEIEIVPAAHGGWRYPWQRGYFACGYILRKDGKACYLAGDTANGPHFAEIGKRDCIDVAVLPIGAYAPRWFLKTRHINPEEACRAALQLGAKRVIPGHFGSYRLSLEPMDEPMRRFLAEAKRLEIDWRLPYAL, translated from the coding sequence ATGGAGGCGGGCGACAGGTGGAAAATACACTCTGGATTGAAGCTCGCCGAGGAAACAGGTAACGCGTATCCAGAACGTTGCGACGTAGAAGGATCGAGCGAGCTGCCGCAGATCGTCTGGTTGGGGCATGGTTGCTTCTTTATACGATGGGGAACGGCGCGATTGGTGATCGACCCTGTATTCAGCAAATGGATAGGGACAACGCGACGCCTAGTGCCAAGTCCCGATTGCATGCAGCTGAAACCAGTGGATCTTGTTCTGTTGTCCCACGGTCACATGGACCATTTGAACAGTGCAAGCGTGGCCGCTCTTGAGCCGAAGGGGATCGTCCTGCCTCGAAAGACGGAGCGTTTCCTCGCGAGGGCCCTTCGGCCCCTGACGACCGGGTTGAGCCTCGGCGAGCGTTTCCAATGCGAGGACATTGAGATCGAAATCGTCCCTGCCGCGCACGGCGGCTGGCGTTATCCTTGGCAGCGAGGGTATTTCGCGTGTGGATACATTCTTAGAAAAGATGGCAAGGCTTGCTACCTGGCTGGCGACACCGCTAATGGGCCGCACTTTGCGGAGATTGGGAAGAGGGATTGCATCGACGTGGCGGTCCTACCGATCGGAGCCTATGCGCCGCGTTGGTTCTTGAAGACGCGGCACATAAATCCGGAGGAAGCGTGTCGAGCGGCCTTGCAGCTCGGCGCGAAGCGGGTGATTCCCGGACACTTCGGCAGCTACCGTCTGAGTCTGGAGCCCATGGACGAGCCGATGCGGCGGTTCTTAGCGGAAGCGAAGCGGCTGGAGATCGACTGGAGATTGCCATACGCCCTTTAG
- a CDS encoding serine hydrolase domain-containing protein has translation MNKRHLTFLAGTVGLCLAPLNAAEPEGSLESVLAAQVESSGLPSIAAIAISSQETLDSAAVGVRKIGDPTRVTLEDKYHLGSCTKSLTATLAAILVESGSIRWDSTIGEALESRIETIHPEFASVTLDQLLAHTGGFAANPPQSTWLKAWKDQGQLAPTEQRLSFASDLLANAPSYQPGVRSVYSNLGYAIAGVMLETVTGQAWESLLAEKVFHPLGMESAGFRAPASPGAVDETWGHRNGIAVPPGPQSDNPDAIGPAATAHASITDWAKFARYHLKGEPAPLLKDANSLAKLRSTLKNSENHAVGGWLAHDIEPFGGRAFQMVGSNTMWMAMMWILPEKDLAVLVATNDGGPQAFANLDQVATYLFSKYID, from the coding sequence ATGAACAAGCGCCACCTCACGTTTCTCGCCGGCACGGTCGGCCTTTGCCTCGCTCCGCTCAACGCTGCGGAACCTGAAGGCTCTCTCGAATCGGTCTTGGCAGCCCAGGTCGAAAGCAGCGGTTTGCCTTCCATTGCGGCCATCGCCATCAGCTCTCAAGAAACCTTGGATTCCGCGGCGGTGGGCGTGCGAAAGATCGGCGACCCCACCCGCGTGACGCTCGAAGACAAATACCACCTTGGCTCCTGCACCAAGAGCCTGACAGCGACTCTCGCCGCCATCTTAGTGGAAAGCGGATCCATTCGCTGGGATTCCACCATCGGCGAAGCGCTCGAGTCGAGAATCGAAACCATCCATCCCGAATTCGCATCGGTGACGCTCGACCAGCTGCTAGCCCACACCGGCGGATTCGCCGCCAATCCGCCGCAGTCGACATGGCTCAAAGCGTGGAAGGATCAAGGCCAGCTTGCCCCGACGGAGCAGCGTCTCTCCTTCGCCAGCGATCTACTCGCCAACGCTCCCAGCTATCAGCCGGGCGTTCGATCCGTGTATTCCAATCTTGGATACGCTATCGCTGGGGTCATGCTGGAAACCGTCACCGGCCAAGCGTGGGAGTCGCTGCTCGCGGAAAAGGTCTTCCACCCCCTAGGCATGGAGTCGGCCGGCTTCCGAGCTCCAGCTTCTCCCGGCGCTGTCGACGAGACATGGGGCCATCGCAACGGGATAGCCGTGCCCCCGGGCCCGCAATCGGACAATCCCGACGCTATCGGACCGGCCGCCACCGCCCATGCCTCGATCACGGATTGGGCCAAATTCGCTCGCTACCACTTGAAGGGAGAACCGGCTCCCCTACTGAAGGACGCGAACAGCCTGGCGAAGCTACGCTCCACTCTGAAAAACAGCGAAAATCATGCCGTCGGCGGCTGGCTGGCCCACGACATCGAGCCCTTCGGAGGTCGTGCCTTTCAGATGGTGGGCTCGAACACAATGTGGATGGCCATGATGTGGATCCTGCCGGAAAAGGATCTGGCGGTGCTCGTCGCCACAAACGACGGCGGGCCGCAGGCATTTGCAAACCTGGATCAGGTCGCCACGTATTTGTTTAGCAAATACATCGACTGA
- a CDS encoding response regulator transcription factor, protein MRILIVEDESRVARFIEKGFRENAYATSWARSCAEASDLLSEGEYDLIVLDLGLPDGDGLTLLKEWRDCGFEEPVVILSARDSVADRVSGLNLGADDYLPKPFSFDELLARARSLMRRQGKVRQTILRYRNVTLDLLARTARVDEKVMELTNREFALLELLMQNQGRVLTRTTIGERIWEAQYEMQTNLIDVYIRKLRQHLGDEGDPPLIKTVRGVGYMMP, encoded by the coding sequence ATGAGGATATTGATAGTCGAGGACGAGTCTCGAGTCGCACGTTTCATCGAAAAAGGTTTTCGAGAGAACGCGTATGCCACCTCATGGGCTCGGAGTTGCGCCGAAGCGAGCGACCTGCTGAGCGAGGGTGAGTACGATCTGATCGTCTTGGATTTGGGCCTGCCTGACGGCGATGGGCTGACTCTTCTTAAGGAGTGGCGCGACTGCGGTTTCGAGGAACCGGTGGTTATCTTGAGCGCTCGGGATTCTGTGGCGGATCGGGTGAGCGGTTTGAATCTTGGCGCAGACGACTATCTGCCCAAACCCTTTTCTTTCGACGAGCTGTTGGCTCGGGCCCGTTCGTTGATGCGGCGTCAAGGAAAGGTCCGACAGACGATCTTGAGGTATCGCAACGTGACGCTCGACCTATTGGCCCGTACCGCTCGCGTGGATGAGAAGGTGATGGAGTTGACCAATCGCGAGTTCGCCTTGTTGGAGCTGCTGATGCAAAACCAAGGCCGTGTGCTGACGCGCACCACAATCGGGGAACGCATTTGGGAAGCGCAGTATGAGATGCAGACCAACTTGATCGATGTATACATAAGAAAACTACGTCAGCACCTCGGCGACGAAGGCGATCCTCCGTTGATAAAGACGGTGCGAGGCGTCGGGTACATGATGCCATGA
- a CDS encoding polyprenyl synthetase family protein, which translates to MPFQTLTQLKALLPDLSRSERHLRDALLYVLETQGSLSRARLAYSVGCELELPEHRRICLAAGIEFFHVASLLLDDLPCMDDADTRRGRMCAHRRFGESSAILAALALINRAYALLFESFVGLEHASLREANHLADDCLGLAGIVNGQALDLNFQDGSRDADAVVRVALLKTGALFRLCLVLPAIVGNASRYEKMHLSRLADVWGVAYQVADDLKDVLQGALVTGKNVQQDETLGRPNLAVLLGVEKATGELGRLLGEADGIVRALSDSEADRWVGIALFQKEFLTKVEPLLAKQEVA; encoded by the coding sequence ATGCCATTCCAAACGTTGACCCAGCTTAAAGCGCTTCTGCCTGACCTAAGCCGCAGCGAGCGACACTTGAGAGATGCCTTGCTCTACGTGCTTGAAACGCAGGGCAGCTTGTCGCGAGCTCGGCTTGCTTATTCAGTCGGCTGCGAGCTGGAGCTCCCGGAGCATCGCCGAATCTGTCTCGCTGCGGGGATTGAGTTTTTTCATGTAGCGTCGCTTCTTCTGGATGACCTGCCCTGTATGGATGATGCGGATACGAGACGCGGGCGGATGTGCGCCCATCGTCGGTTTGGAGAAAGCTCCGCAATCTTGGCGGCCTTGGCATTGATCAACCGAGCGTACGCATTGCTTTTCGAGTCGTTTGTCGGACTCGAGCACGCGAGCTTGCGCGAAGCGAACCATCTTGCGGATGATTGCTTAGGGCTCGCTGGCATCGTCAACGGCCAGGCCTTGGACCTGAATTTTCAGGATGGATCACGAGATGCGGACGCGGTGGTCAGAGTGGCCTTGCTCAAAACGGGAGCGCTGTTCCGCCTTTGTCTCGTGTTGCCAGCGATCGTGGGAAACGCCAGTCGCTACGAAAAGATGCACCTTTCGCGACTCGCCGATGTTTGGGGCGTCGCCTATCAGGTGGCGGACGATTTGAAGGACGTGCTGCAGGGCGCACTGGTGACGGGTAAGAACGTGCAGCAGGACGAGACCCTCGGTCGACCGAACCTAGCGGTGTTGCTGGGGGTTGAAAAAGCGACGGGCGAACTGGGTCGGCTGTTGGGCGAAGCGGACGGAATTGTGCGAGCTCTCTCGGATTCCGAGGCGGATCGTTGGGTTGGCATTGCCCTGTTTCAAAAAGAGTTTCTCACAAAAGTGGAGCCTCTTCTAGCGAAGCAGGAAGTGGCATGA